A part of Variovorax sp. HW608 genomic DNA contains:
- the kefF gene encoding glutathione-regulated potassium-efflux system oxidoreductase KefF, with protein MPTTTSTESAPRIYVIAAHPRWRDSRVNLQLLKASRGIPGVDVNDLYDSYPDYAVDVKTEQARLARAEMLVLLHPIQWYSMPSLQKLWLDDVFSYGWAYGKGGNKLEGKDFWLVATTGGPEESYHPQRYNRYFFDAFLPPYEQTAALCGMRFLPPLIFHGARSASDAAVAEHVAVFRDRLQTYPTWPELEDLGECASCVVPETDRPVGQEET; from the coding sequence ATGCCCACAACAACAAGCACGGAAAGCGCCCCCCGCATCTATGTGATCGCCGCGCACCCCCGATGGCGCGATTCGCGCGTCAACCTCCAGTTGCTCAAGGCGTCACGCGGCATTCCGGGCGTCGACGTGAACGACCTCTACGACAGCTACCCCGATTACGCGGTCGACGTGAAGACCGAGCAGGCCCGCCTCGCCCGCGCCGAAATGCTGGTGCTGCTGCATCCCATCCAGTGGTACTCGATGCCGTCGCTGCAGAAGCTCTGGCTGGACGACGTCTTCAGCTACGGCTGGGCCTACGGCAAGGGCGGCAACAAGCTCGAAGGCAAGGACTTCTGGCTCGTCGCGACCACCGGCGGGCCGGAAGAGAGCTACCACCCGCAGCGCTACAACCGCTACTTCTTCGACGCCTTCCTGCCGCCGTACGAGCAGACGGCCGCCCTGTGCGGCATGCGCTTCCTGCCGCCGCTGATCTTCCATGGCGCGCGCAGCGCGTCGGATGCCGCGGTGGCCGAACACGTGGCCGTCTTCCGGGACCGGCTGCAGACCTACCCGACCTGGCCCGAGCTGGAAGACCTCGGCGAATGTGCGAGTTGCGTGGTGCCTGAAACCGACCGGCCTGTCGGCCAGGAAGAGACCTGA
- a CDS encoding ParA family protein, which translates to MPVVLVANPKGGVGKSTLATNIAGYFASRGHAVMLGDIDRQQSSRLWLGLRPPEAREIRTWEASEDGDVVRPPRGTTHAVIDTPAGLHGSRFKEVVALADKLLVPLQPSIFDIYATRDFLDKLLSHRRAEKTQIALVGMRVDARTLAADRLREFVAGLDVPVLGELRDTQHYVQLAARGLTLFDIAPGRVQRDLEQWEPICRWLDQ; encoded by the coding sequence ATGCCGGTGGTCCTGGTCGCCAATCCCAAGGGTGGGGTCGGAAAATCCACGCTTGCGACGAACATCGCGGGGTACTTCGCCAGCCGCGGCCATGCGGTGATGCTGGGCGACATCGATCGCCAGCAGTCGTCCCGGCTCTGGCTTGGCCTGCGGCCCCCCGAGGCGCGCGAGATCAGGACCTGGGAGGCTTCGGAGGACGGCGACGTGGTCCGGCCGCCGCGCGGCACGACGCATGCCGTCATCGACACGCCGGCGGGGCTGCACGGTTCGCGCTTCAAGGAGGTGGTCGCGCTCGCCGACAAGTTGCTGGTGCCGCTTCAGCCGAGCATCTTCGACATCTACGCGACGCGCGACTTCCTGGACAAGCTGCTTTCGCACCGCCGCGCCGAGAAGACCCAGATCGCGCTGGTCGGCATGCGGGTGGATGCGCGCACGCTCGCGGCCGACCGGCTGCGCGAATTCGTCGCCGGCCTCGACGTGCCGGTTCTCGGCGAACTGCGCGACACGCAGCACTATGTGCAGCTCGCGGCGCGTGGGCTGACGCTGTTCGACATCGCGCCCGGCCGGGTCCAGCGCGATCTGGAGCAATGGGAGCCCATTTGCCGCTGGCTGGACCAGTGA
- a CDS encoding MaoC family dehydratase translates to MQKTFQTLQDLAACVGQEVAVSEWITVTQEQVNLFAEATGDHQWIHVDVEKAKAGPFGGPIAHGFLTLSLVPRIFDSSISVVESGMGVNYGLNRVRFMSPVPVGGRVRGRLKLLSSEPIANHGLQMTWEVTIELEGSAKPACVAESVARRYP, encoded by the coding sequence ATGCAAAAGACCTTCCAGACCCTTCAGGATCTGGCCGCATGCGTCGGCCAGGAAGTCGCGGTGAGCGAGTGGATCACCGTCACGCAGGAACAGGTCAACCTGTTCGCCGAAGCGACCGGCGATCATCAATGGATTCACGTCGATGTCGAAAAGGCCAAGGCCGGGCCCTTCGGCGGACCGATCGCGCATGGTTTCCTGACGCTCTCGCTGGTGCCGCGCATCTTCGATTCCTCCATCAGCGTGGTCGAGTCGGGCATGGGCGTGAACTACGGCTTGAACCGCGTGCGCTTCATGTCGCCGGTGCCGGTCGGCGGGCGGGTGCGCGGTCGCCTGAAGCTGCTGTCGTCGGAGCCGATCGCAAACCACGGGCTCCAGATGACCTGGGAGGTCACGATCGAACTCGAAGGATCGGCCAAGCCGGCCTGCGTCGCCGAATCGGTGGCGCGGCGCTATCCCTGA